The Coffea arabica cultivar ET-39 chromosome 10e, Coffea Arabica ET-39 HiFi, whole genome shotgun sequence region TGGTTTAGTTTTGCAGGACCACCTAGGACCAGCAGTATTGCATGAACTGGAAAAGTTTCCTGTTCATTCGCTTGGACTTCCCTCACTTCTTTCTGATCCTGGTGCAAAAACACCAGAGGAGGCACTTGTTCACATCTTTGGTGAAGCAAGGAGAACAACACCATCAATTCTCTATCTACCGCAGTTCCATCTGTGGTGGGAAAATGTCGGTGCTTTTTTATTCAAAACTTGTACTGGTATATGATTCTGGCTAGCCAATCTTTCATAGGTGCAAATATTTATGTAACCTGAAATATTCTATTCAGGCACATGAACAACTTAGAGCTGTTCTGATAACACTGTTGGAAGAACTGCCCTCAGACTTACCCATTTTGTTGTTTGGAACTACCTTGATGTCACTCGATGAGCTTGGTGGAGATTCTATTAAAGTATTTCCTCATCACAATGTGTAAGTTTTTGAAACTCTTTTttttagctctctctctctctctctctcgacaATTACATATTTGGCTTTCCTCATTGTTGGGATTTGCTTGATATAAACTTGAATATCCAATATACTGTTACCAGCCTGTAAGTTTCACCTCTGTTCTTTTCTTACATGAGGTTTGCTTTTTTCGCTAATCTGCTTCCAGCTTTCAATTTTGTAATAGTGGCCATGTCACGATCTTCTTTATGCATTATGAATTTTTAATTAGATGCTTCTATGTAATAAAAAGTTTTTGTTTGAAAAGCTGTGCATTATGCATTTAATACTGTTTACAGCTTCGATATGGAATCATTGTATTTGTATAGCAATTTCTCTGTTGCCAAAATCTTATACAATGTTCCTGTTGATTTTGCTATTCTTACCTCAGGACCTGATTTCCTTACCCAATAAATTGTGAATTCATTCTGTTTTCTTGGACACAGCCTGCATTTAAGTGGACCATCCACTGAAGATAGATCTCTGTTTTTCGACCGCCTGATTAAAGCTGCCTTGTCAATCCAATTGGAGGATGTGGCGAATAAATCCCGTAGATCTGAGTCCCTTCCTGAACTTCCAAAGGCACCAAAAGTGGCTACTGGACCAAAGGCCTCTGAGTTAAAGGCCAAAGCAGAAACGCAGGGACATGCTCTTCGCCGACTACGGATGTGTCTACGTGATATCTGTAACAGGTGTGTGGGAATGGTTCTTTTCTGTTGAATGCATGAGTTACTTTTTTCTTAGTGTTTTTGAATCATGTTTTTCTACTTTTATGTGACCTTTAGTTGCTGTCATTTTTGGTTGAAGTTGCTTCTGATGTGATTAGAATGACAATCTACTTTTGGCACTGCATGTATCACAATGAAGTCACCTGCACTAATTTTGGTGCAGAATTCTGTATGATAAGCGTTTTAGTGCCTTCCATTATCCGGTTATGGATGAGGATGCACCAAACTATCGTTCAATCATCCAGAACCCTATGGACATGGCAACGTTGCTGCAGCGTGTGGACAGTGGAAAGTACATAACTTGTAAAGCATTTTTGGAGGATTTCGACCTCATTTTGACCAATGCCAAGGTAGAAACTTGTTAAACAAATTTTTCTTTGTCGTTTGTGTACATACTGTTGGTTTGGATTTTTTATGTGGATTACtaaattcaatttctttaagCAGGTATTTAGATGCATAACTGGTTTCTGCATAAAAACCAAACATGTCCATTCTTTATTGTGGCGTTTTGAAAAACTTACCTTTGTTAAGGAGGGTAAATATTACATTTCATCTAAACATTTTGGAACTTTTCGATTTCTCATACAAATTGCTATCAATTTTATCTCCCCCTGATATTGCTATACATTGGATTTATCTATAAGAACTAAACTCTTATCAATATATTGACCATAGTAGCCTTTTAACTTGTTCAAATGCTTGAAATACTTAGATAATCCTTCTGGAGTTATTGATTCTTAGTTGTATATTTAAAAAAACTGGTTTTAGGGATATGCCATGATTTGGCTTCATAGCTGTTGGCAAGTTAACCTTTTTGATCAAATCCTGTTGATGTTATAGAGGTGGACCGACATGGATAATTGAACCAACTTGTAGTACTTAGATGCCTAATAGTAAATTTGGAGGACAAAATGAGATTCTCTTCATAAAGTTCAGAGATAAAGATCAAGACTTACATAATTGTGAGGCACTACTTGTGTGCAAATGGCAGAACCCTTTAAATCTGTATGTTCTTTTTGCTGAATTGACTCTTTTTGCTCTTTCTAGTTTTGCAGTATCTTAGAATGCTATTGTAAGGTACAGAAACTATTGTTTTGACCTATAAGTTCTGCTAAAGTTACCGTCTGGGAAAATGGCCAATCAAGCTTGTCATAAGGCCCATTGTTGGCTTTTATACTTTTGGCTTTATGCTGAGAAAAGAGCTCACTATGGGGAAGCAATCGCAGGAGAAACTTTTCAAAACAACTTTTTGCATGGTGGATGACCTACTGCATGTTGATTTCTAGTTTATTATTTCATTCTGTCCAGACCTTGTTCTAGTTAACTAACCAGCGAGGGAGTAGCTGCCTGCTTAATTATTGGGTTTACCTGGaattaagaaaccctagattttgGATTTCAGAAAGCAGAGTCTATCGCATTAAGTGCAATAGTAAGAGTTTTTTGGGTGAGGCAGCAATAAGATGTGTTTCCTTACTTGATGCAGAAGTACAATGGAGATGATTACAATGGGGCCAGGATCGTCAGCCGAGCTTATGAACTTCGAGATGCAGTATGTtggatgtctttttttttttttttacctctttggGAGCTTTAGTTCCTCAAATTTGTTCTAAAATGTATTTGGTTTTTAGGTGCATGGGATGCTATCTCAAATGGATCCTGCACTGGTTTCATTCTGTGAGAAAATTGCTGACGAGGGGGTCCATTGCCGATACCTGATGATTTTGTGGACTCTGCTTTGCCTCAAACTCCTGTTGTACAGATGAGTACTATGACTAGAGCAAGTGCTCGCCTTAGAAATGTGCAGCCTGACGTTAATCTAGATCAGAGCTATGAAGCACTgaaaaaaccaaagaaacatGTTGAATCTGTACAAATAGGTATGGATCACATCTCTTCATATGATCAAAATCACTAGGATCATCACTTTGAGGTTAAATGAGCTAGTATTTCTCATTGTTTTAGGGTTCTTTTTGCTTGTTTTTTCTTGTGTTCAAGTTATATGTTTGCATAGTATTATATAGCAGTGATTATGGGCTTGGATTCAAAATAAGGCGCTCAGTTTACTGCATGGTTAGTTGCTAGGGAtctgccaaatcttgatttcttCATCAAGGAACAAGATAATGTGCTTGTACTTATGTTCAGCATGTGCTTGTGTGTAAGTATATTGTGTGAATATTTTAGCATGATACCTTCTGGAACTCTGATAGATTGTAGTTAGAAGAAaagataaattgcaaattgcaaTCAACCTGGCAAAAGGGCTTTCAGCCTTTCCCTTGAATGCCATTGGAAAATGAATATAGATACCTTTAACTTCTTTGACGGGAGGGTTTGATACTTTATAATCCAAAGTATTTGTAATTCCTGGATTTTGTCATTCATGTGGAATTTATTAATCTTTCAGGGGGAGGGGGCTTGATATATTAATTACACAATGTTGTCAAACATCATTTGAGTATAGAAGAACCATGTTATGTTTTGATATTGAAATGTTCGCATCAGTTTTTTTTCTGTCTGCCTGTCTATCCTCTCATCCTCCTCTTCCCCTCCTCCCTCCCCCTCTCGTATTCATAtttatttggctatttgttTGGTCAACAGTGCAAGGATACGGGCATTCTTTGCCTGTTATTATGTATCTGCGAAGAAGTTACTGTTAATCAGTTACCAAGCCATGTCTAGCAAGTTGAAGGAGAAAATTCGAGTTTTGCTATGTATAAGATATTTTTGGTTCCTTTCTTTATTTGTATGCTGTTAGTATTTTTTCTGGGTAGGTTGTATGCTGTTAATATTACAATTTAACTTATTCTCCTTTTGTGCTTGAGGAATCTGTGGTTAATAGACAACATGGATGTTGGATATGTGGGAATCTATTTTCCAAAGATATGTTTGTCTAGCAGAGTATTCTACAACTGTCAAGTGTCGACTACTGATGTGGTCCAATTAGAAACAAGGGCTACTTGAAAACTTGTACCAAATCCGTAATTTGAGCATACAAGTTACCTTGACATCCTAAAAGCGTCACAATTGTGACAAACATCACAAAAGAAGTCACTTTGGATGTGCTGCTGCCTGATGTGATTGGTGATGTGGTAGGGGCAGATTAGTACTATCTTGTCACCAATTAGTTTTCAAAATCTTTTTACTGAGCCTCTCTGCGTGTCatatatttcatttttactGTACTAGTATTTGGTGAATGTTGCAAATCCTTCTACCTTTTCTTAACTTTGGACCTTCTATGATGTTGGCTTTGGTGGCAGAGGAGGGTCCTCTAGATCCAGTAGTACCAAAGTCATCTGAAGAATATGAAGCTGATAGCTTGGATCAGCAAAGGCCAGACAACCTGGTGACGGATGGCACTCAGCATGAAAGTTCGGATCTTACCAGTGGGTGCACTTCCCAGCAAGATGTTCCAATGTTAGATGGAGAATTATCCGATAAAGTTGAGACCATTAAGCAGCTTTTTATAGATCGTACAAAAGCCTGTGGCATTCCACAGCTCGAAAGATTATATACTCGGGTCATGAAGGGtgtttttgaaacaaaaaatggTGTAGACGGTGAAGATCTTCAGTCTTCAATTTTGAGGTTTTTGATGAAGTTTGCAGAGGATGAGTCAAATTTTTAATGTAACTCATTTTTCAGTAGGAATcaattcttttttcctttcatgAGCTTGGCTTGAAAATTAGGCCTAGTAAATGTATAatgtttaggaaattttcccTAGTGATACAATTCTTGCTGCCTCTCTAACAGACAGCAAACGGCTGCAAAAGCTCAGGCATAGGGTGTCTGGTGGACATTGTTCCTACGAAGCTTTGTGTGAGTTCGAAACTTAGGCGTTCGTCAAATAGGGGAATAGGAGGCGGCCTTTCTTGCAGCCCTTTGCGGCTCATCACTGACGTGAATCACAAGTCAACTACCAACAGCCTCTTGGGCTGAAAGAGGTTGTTGGTACCGCCAAGACATTTATGTCGTCTTGATGGGGTTAGGAGGTCAAGGGTTCAATTCTTGGGAGAATCTTTAACCTCTTACCTTGCCACTTAATTGTGGCTCAAAGAGGCTGTTGGTAAATGTCTTGTCCTGGTGCGGATAGGAGGTCAAGGGTTCAATTCTTAGAAGAATGATTGACCTCTCACCTTGCCACTTAATTGTGGCTTTCTCCGACGGAAAATTCCGgttgacttttcctttttttagatTAAATTAGAGTagattatacaaatgttatcgttgtgacaaaaaaaaaaaaaaagaatcacgAGTCAACTATTAGAGCCTCAAATCAAAATGTACTACCACTTTGAATGGTAATGCATGTACCAATACAATTGCTATTTAATCAAACCAAGCATACAGAACATAATCAAGTTACAAAGCACAAAAggtccaaataaaaaaatgcaAGAGTCTAAAATCACCACCGGGCTGCCAATGCTGAGAAGACTAGGGTCTACTTAATTAATTACAGAGTTCACGAGCAATTCCCAGGCGAGAGTTGGCTGTGTCAAACAAAATCCGAAGATTCTGCTGCTGCAAATTGGCAATGACATTCAACACGGAATTCACATTATTTGGAGCGGCTGCCATTGCCAAACAAGCCAAGGAACCTGAACTGCTGTGTATCAAACTATTCTCCAGCGGCAAAACCAAATCCAATCCCTGAAAATGGAACGTAACGGGGGGCGCTACGTCTTCATTTGTAGCCGCAAAACACGTATCAAATGCACCCAAGGAACTAAGTGGGCCTTTCACCTGGTTCCTAAACTCATCCCTCAATGCGGTATAAATGGGTAGGATGAATCGGGTTATAACCGTGCCCGAGTCAATTATTGTACCCGCTCCTGTGGTTGGGTCGAATGCCAGGAGCTCCGGAGCAATGGGTATCCGGACCTTACCCACAGTAATACCCGTCAGGTTGACATAGTACAAGGAGGACCGCCGTGGGTTCTTGAGTAGTGGGGTGGTTCTGATGCTCTTGGGCTGGCCCACCGGCCCAAGTTTGAGTGATCCAGAAAAGTAGTATGACCGGAAGCTGGGCAAGCAGTACGAGAACACCCCGGAGTATAGTGAGCCGGATTGAGAGAGCAAGGACAAGGAGCCTCGGCCCAAACCCAACAGACCTTGGGGCGGTATTGACCCACCGGAGACTGCATTTATGCATCCGAAAGCATAATTCGGAACCACATCAGGCCCAAACGTCAGAGAATCATGCGACAGCGTAGCGGAAAACGACGAATCTCCGCCGTAGGACTGGTTGAATAAGCAAGCACCGGCACCGGTGGTCGGGCAAGAGAGTCCGCGGACTTGAGTACATTCCGGCAAGGAACAGTCGGAAGCCGCATAACTAGTGGAAGTGTTTGGAGAAAATACGGTAGAGGAGCAGCCTGTGCAGCCGCTGCATGGGACCCATGCAACGTCATTGCTGGTGTCCAGCACCATGAACAGGAGCTGGGCAGGAGTCCCAATCTTGGCCCGGACGATAAAGTTGCCGACGTTCAAGACATTTTGGCCGGAGGCAATGGGGATGGAGGTGGCTTTAGTAGCCTTCTTAGCTGTCACTAAACTTGACAAATAAGCAACCCTTTGGGGGTCTTTGGAGGCCATGTTCAGAATTGTGTTGAGCCATGATGATGCGGCGGCAGGTGCAGGCGCCGGGTTAGTTTGAGGGGTGAAGGGGGAGCATTTGCCATAGATGTGAATGACTGAGAGGTCTGATTTTGAGGAAGCACAAGGATCATGAGATGCTCCAGCAGTAGTtgagaaaaggagaaaagtgAGGAACAATGCAGCGGTAGCTAAGTACTTCATGTTTTCGGCACTTAGCCTCAGCCACAGCTGAATGAAGGATAAGGGGAATGTTGATGACAGTGCACGAGAGAGAGCGTGCAAGACGGACGAAAAGGGGAATCAATTTATAGGCAGGGGCGGGCAAGCATAAATGGTTGAGCAGAATAATACAGAAACGGTGGAATTCGTTGAATTACTGAAATacccatttttttatttttctttttcttttttttccctgggAATGGGGGCAATTTTTCTCATTGATATCAAGCACTAAACCGAGTAGGTAGGTGACGCGATTCGGGCTGCTGCACTCAACCATAAAATGCACAAACTTGATTAATTACGTTATTTTCTTGCTTATCTCAATAGATTTCTCAAGTTAGTTATGAaacaattcttttcttttctttttgaagtCTTGGCACTGGCATAGCTACAATGTGTCATTAATTTGCCCTTTATGATTGAGTGTTATGGATGTGTAGTTTATCATTTTGAGAACAGGAGTGTATGGAAATGTAGATTCACATTTTTGTTTTTCAGTTTCTCGcgtcttcttttgttttgtacAAAGAAACTAATGGCGACTTACTGATGGCCCAAAATTCATCAAGTACTTGCTACTCAAGAACATCGTTTCAGTGATTCTATATTCTCGGACCGCAGGAATGGAAATACGGGTATAGAAAATAGAAACGCTGCAGAAGCAATCAAAATCTTTTTCATCAAAGCTGCAGAAGAAGGATGGGACAACATAGTCATTGAATTGTACTGTAAGCAAGTAGTAGTTGAGAGAACCTTGGAAGGATGTGTACAGTGGAAACATGATGCATGCACGGTAAACAGTAAAGCCATTGACTCATTTTACTTAGGCTTCATGTCTTGAATGCAAACTGCAAAGTTGCCGTTTTTGAAagggggggaaaagaaaagaaaaagttataGTTATACCATGCAATAGTAGGCCTAATAATGACAAAGCTGCGGGATAGTCTAACTGAACAGAGGTGATCATGAGAAGCTTCCACTCTTACTGCGCATAACTACATGAATGGCAATAAACTGAACATCATGTACATGGTTCCTTATCCGGTAATCTCTGAAACCAACAACCGTTGTGGCTGTTGTTGGCCAGGGGCTTTGCACCATGCCTGGCAAACCAGGGCTCGAAGCTAAGCTAGCTGCCAGGTTGGGGGGAAGGGAGGGATTAGGGGAGAGGggaaggttaaaaaaaaaaagagagagagaacttTGAATTTATTTCACTTCCAACTTTCAAGTTCCTATGGCTCAAAATGGAGGGACATTCTCATTTAGCTTTTCTTCTTTGGACAATGACAAGCATATTAATGTTGGGAAGAATAATTGGGCcagtcccttttttttttttttttggaaggggACCTCTTCTTAAGGAATATGCTGAAAACCACTTGTACGTACTGCTACAATATGTCATTTGGTGTAGCAATTTGATTTAAAACATTATGCTTCTTCTGTATGCCGACATAACAAATTTGAATGTCCGCAAGCAAAAAACCACGATCTACGAGTATTTTCAGGTTATAAGTTTTTGTTTTAAAACTAATCACAAGGAAATATCAATGATCATGGTTCATTAATTGGTGTCACCGCCACACTTCTGTCCCACTCAGACCATGGTTCTCCATCATGGGTCGCG contains the following coding sequences:
- the LOC113712326 gene encoding aspartyl protease AED3-like, which produces MKYLATAALFLTFLLFSTTAGASHDPCASSKSDLSVIHIYGKCSPFTPQTNPAPAPAAASSWLNTILNMASKDPQRVAYLSSLVTAKKATKATSIPIASGQNVLNVGNFIVRAKIGTPAQLLFMVLDTSNDVAWVPCSGCTGCSSTVFSPNTSTSYAASDCSLPECTQVRGLSCPTTGAGACLFNQSYGGDSSFSATLSHDSLTFGPDVVPNYAFGCINAVSGGSIPPQGLLGLGRGSLSLLSQSGSLYSGVFSYCLPSFRSYYFSGSLKLGPVGQPKSIRTTPLLKNPRRSSLYYVNLTGITVGKVRIPIAPELLAFDPTTGAGTIIDSGTVITRFILPIYTALRDEFRNQVKGPLSSLGAFDTCFAATNEDVAPPVTFHFQGLDLVLPLENSLIHSSSGSLACLAMAAAPNNVNSVLNVIANLQQQNLRILFDTANSRLGIARELCN